In the Arachis stenosperma cultivar V10309 chromosome 8, arast.V10309.gnm1.PFL2, whole genome shotgun sequence genome, TACTCTTTCTCCGCGACTAGGAACTTATGGAGTTCGAATAATTCTGACATCACCTAACTCAGGAAGAGCTATGTCGGCTGGCACATTTAAGAACGTAAGGTTTACAAGAGTCCCAATAGAATCATGAACAGTGGATAAACTTGTACATTCTCCAAGATCAATGTGCTCAAGATTGGGTAGTCCTGTAAAATCTGGTGTGTTCTTAAGATTTTTGCAACTATAGAGGTCAAGAACCTTCAAAGAACTTAATTTGCATTTATGATCAAGATTGAGGGTGACCAACTTATCACAGTCACGGAAACTCAAGTAAGCAAGTTCTTTAAGATGTCCGATAGATGGATGGACTTGCACTAGGTTTGTGCATCCTGTGAGATCTAGCCGCTTAAGACTTGGGCACCCTTCAAAATTTGGCGTCTCCTTGAGCTCTTTTGAGTAACTCAAATCCACCCTTTCTAAACTTCGAAATACCTGGAAATAGAATCATTAGCTACCAACATGTcattttgttatattaaaatGTAAGACATTAAATGTTGGTGTAGAATCCTGAAGAGAAATACTAGGAAGACAATAACATAAAGTTACTATATTTAATTTAACATCtacaattttttatatgtaatatctataattatatatttattacacCTAAAAATGATCATTATTTCAGCAATAATtaacaaatacaaaataaagaaaGTTTGGACTATTTTGGACAAATTTTTATtgtttctaaaatattttttttatgttgaaaGATGTAAAAACATTTTCCCATTATgccattttaaaacaaaattgtgACAATTGCTTACTTCTTTCCACTGTTTCTTTAATAAAGGAAAacagataaaaataaaaataaaaggatgAGGAAGATATTAAACTACCTGACTGCCATTCCATAGCCGTTTGATGCGGCTGTTAGGCAAATTCAATTGAACAAGACGGTTATATGGTTCTAATGAAGGCAAAGAAGAGAAAGGATATCCGTCCCACAAAAGATACCGTAATTTGTTGGGAAGAGAAGTAAGCTTTCCCGAAAAATGCTGATTATATAATATGAGCAGTTCAAGATTTGTCATTTTTGACAATCCTTCGATGTTCAGATCTTCATGTTTGGAGATGGAGGTATCCTCATATAGAACTATGGCTTTAACTTTGCTTGCTTCCTGAAAAACGAGCATGAACATATTAccaaaaaaacaaaagcatatTTTTGACAGACTCAAAAAATGATCGCAAATACGAAACAAATGTAATTTTCTAATGATACAATTAAATTTGCCAGAGTGGAATGGTTACATTCTTTGACTCCAAGGTAGAGCTAAAGTCCTCGTAACGCCACAATCTACTCCGCGATGCTGGATTTTCTGGACATTCTTGACGAACAATTTCCTTTCCCATTTCTTGCAATAGATCATGCATATGAATTTCCTCCTCATTTTTTATAATGAGTGATTTGTCCATCAAAGCTTGAATCCCAATTCCAGCAAAAAATCCACAACAATTTAGAACTTCCATTACAAAATCTAGTTTCTTCCCATGAAAGAAACAAGCAATGtgcaaaaatatttctttctcttcttgGTCTAATCCATCAAAACTTATTTGAAGAATCTTTATAATTTCAAAAGATGGCACTGTTGTCAATCTATCCAAGGTATCTTCCCAGAAGGTTACATCACGGGATCGCAAAAAAGAAGCTAGTACTCTGATTGCCAACGGAAGACCACCAGCATATTCCAGTACTCTGGGAATCAACTCAGCATAGCCCTCATAATTGGTAACAGCAGGACAAGCACTCAGGAACAGTTCACGAGCTTCATCTTTTTTCAATAATGGAATCTCGTAAATTTCATCTACTCCGTATGCAGTCAAAATATGTCTATCCCTGGTGGTTATGATAATCCTACTTCCGTTCCCAAGCATGTTACGATTTATAGCCAATAACTCCAACAGCCTTGGCACATCAACATCGTCAAGGACTATAAGGATCTTTTTTCCATAAAGCCTTCTTCTTAAGAAGCCAGACATTTCAAAAGGACTGTACATATCTGAAAGTTCTTCATTTAAAAATTGAGAGAGGATTTGTTTCTGCAAAGCAGTTGCACCACCAAAACTGTAAATCTGGCTTACGTCCTCGATAAAACAAGCACCCTCAAATTCCTGAACGATTCTGTCATACAAAGCTAAAGCATGGGTTGTCTTTCCAGATCCACCCATGCCCCATATTCCGAGCACTAAAACACAATCATCCTCTAATTTCAAAAGCTTTTCTAGCATGGCTAAACTGGATTGTATACCAACTGGACTGTGGCTACTAAGCCTCGAGAATTTAGGGCATAATCGTTCCACTATCTGAATGATATTTCCAATCGCTTCAATCTCTGACCTAAAAGGgaaagattaaaaaataagaaaccaAACATATATCTTTTCAAGATGATTTGTAATAGCTTAACTTACTATGATAAACTAAGATGCAGATTCAGCCTGATTAAGCATGGAATGCTTAGTGGTTTGCACAAAATAAGTTATGACTTGCCTAGAAATGATCAAGCTCCTGTAAAGTATGGTTTAGATACTTACCCATCTTTTAGACTCACACCTTGTAGATTAGTCATGTACTTCAAAGCTTCCCTCCACTTTTGAACCTTAAGGGGATCTTGTTTGAATTCCTTCGTATATGAAACAAACGCTTTCTCATAAGGGCCGGTTTGTCTTTGAACATCCCTAGGATGCACATCACAGAAAACTGGGATGACAGTTTGATTTAGTTCCCGGTGACAATCAACTATGGTAGCCACTTCCTCCAAAGAGCAAGTTGAGTCAGCATAATCTCTTGTGAAGACAACTATAAGAATCCTGGAATCTTTAATTACTTGGAGGTCCTGTGAAGGAATGGAGTCTCCTCTCTCAGTCTCCTCTTCACTCTTGAAGGTGGAAAATCCTTTCTTGGTGAGATAATGGAAAAGGTAGTAAATAAATGTGTAGGGAGTGTGAGTGCGTCTGAGACTGAGAAACACGTCATATTTGTTGGATTCCTGCAATGATGGTCTTCTTTCAGTGGATTCTGGATTTTTATGAGTAGATCTTGAAATTTGGAATTTATAAACCAGTGTGTCCCGCACGGCCTCAACTATTCTTTCAATCCCTTCGGCTTCAGCGCTGAAAGAGGAACAGAAATAATCTGTCATACCAAAACAGCAATAAGATCACTAATCTCTTGCAAAGAGAAAAACAATGGTTAGTTTATATACATACGGATCTCTTAAAGCAAAACCACTTAAATTGGCCAAATACGTCATAGCACTCTTCCATTTGTAGATCTTGTCAggctcttctttgaatctctccCTATGCGAATCAAACGCATCCTCGTATGCCCCACTTTGATATCGAACATCACGTGGATCTACATCATAGAAAACTGGGAGAAGTTCCTGCTTCATCTCTTTGTGACAGTCAACTATAGCGGCCAGATCGTCCAAACACCAAGTTGAGCTAGCGTAACCTCTTGAGAACACAACGATAGAAATCCGTGAATCTTTAATTGCTTGCAGGAGCTGTGATGAAATGCTTTCTCCTCTGTTTAAATTCACATCGTCTTTGAAGGCCAAGATACCTTCTTCCATGAGACGATGGTAAAGATAATCAATGAAAGTTCTGCAGGTATCAGCACCTCTGAAACTCAGATACACATCATATTTATAACCTCGCAGAGAAGACGAACTCCCCTCGGTTATATCAAATGTGTAGGGAGGATGATCGCAAGTTGAATCTTCCTGCTGGCTCAGGAAGCTGCCTACGTTGAAAATTGACTCCAGAGAATGAAGAGAAGCTGAATCTTCCTGGCTCAACCAGCTGCCTTTCTCGCCCAACGGTTCATCtttgatgttgttggaatctgaatCTTGGTAACCCAGCAGAGCCCGGAACTTGCTGCTGAGTAAGGGTCTCAAATTGAGTAAGATGCCTGATATGAATGAACCAAAAACTATACCTGATATGAAAAGGCACACCGTCCATGACCAACTAGCATTAGTAGAAACTGATGGCGTCTCGCCTGGCTCCATTCTTTCTCTTTCAACACACTTTGCACCTATCTTCACCTCAAAATTCACATAAATCTACTCAATTGATTATCTCACACAGAAAAAACAGATATCGACATTGATTTCAAGACTGAAATTCTTGGCGACAAAATTGAAACttcaataatatttattttcaaaaatattctcctctaactttttaaattctaaGTCTAATAACTCCACCTTTTCTTTTACTCTCAAATTATGACTCCCTCTCCCGCAACTTCTATCTCCACCGCCACCACCAGCACGTCGTCGTGGCAAGACGATTTTGCCGATGATTTCGAGTCACTCAGCTTCGTCTCCACGACCACCACCACAAACCATCGCCGACATCAAGCGCAGCACAAGCTTCGGACAGAGAGAGGCAGCGTCGCAGACTTACATTGGAGCAGCGAGTAGAGAGATTAAAGAAGAGGGTGGGAGAGGACTGAAGAGGTGAGACAGTGTTGACTGAAGAAGAAATTTGAGAAGGAAAAGAGAAACGGGAAAAGAAATATTAGACTTGTTTAGACTTTAGAGGCCATTTTAACAAAGGCGGCCACTCCCATACACACGCTATAAACGTCTTGTTTTACAGACGATGAGGTGGATAGACTAGTTGATCGACATGTGTCCAttgtttattaattaattaatacagcAGCTAAGTTATTTTAGGAAAATcggttaataaaaaatatacggTTTTAAGTGAAccaaagatttttttttgtttaaccAAAAAATGAACCGCAATTTAGTAAACTGGTTAATTTTTGTGggtttctttgtttttttatttacttttgaattttggactttataatatccaaacaataaatttaaattgaaaatggACTGGACTAATACATTACACTCTTATAATTTGAGTTCTTATGTTactttagtatttttaatttatttttaaatgtaATTAGAAGTTTTAAAATAgtaaattaactaattaaatatCACAGATTAATAGataaaatgaaaataacaaataaattaattcaaccaaaagaaaaaaatatgctAAATTTATTATGTTCTAGTTTATTATCCATTCAacttctaataaaataaataaatttattgttatttggggaaagaaatttaaaatacaatgcaatttatttaaaaaaaatagagagataaAAATCTTAATCAAAATCAagtctaaattaaaaatatataattgtgGACGAAGTTACTTTGATAgtgtttatatttataaaatatttgactatttttgtaattaattattgttatatatatatatgcacatacctttataaaattctttttataaaaaaatgtaatttttttaatttggtatGCATGAGATGAGATGTAAATTTGGATGACCTtgaataagaaataaaataagaattaagctgaatttttaatctttaataTGTTAACAATATTTATGTTTTAGTCTATTCTATCTTATATTTAGatacaattatatatttatttatttttttaggaaATAGTGATGAGGACGAGGGTGTAGGAGGTGGTGGTGGGGAGATTACAGTAATAATGGGTGAGAAGAAAGGGGATGAGAATGGATTATTACAGTGAAAATTGGGTGGCCTTGTATTTTTGATGGTGTTGATATTATtatatgaattaaaaattagagataatttttttataaagaattataattttttactatatgTTGACGGTCATGATATTAATTTTtgggataaaattaaaatgatcttaaattttaaggataaaattaaattaaataaaatattaagagtaatttaaaaaaatttaaaaaacgttaagaataataaatatattttatcttaaattataacattattaaattataatattttaaatttaaaaatttagaagagatatattttagtttaataatttaaaacaaacaaaaaaattgaacaaaagaatttattcttttttaatgtaggaataattttttaaaagtaatatTCCTTGTCAAAGCATCAATCCTAAAAAAGCAATAGAAGAAAATACACATAATTAAAGTAGACAAGTAGAAGAAAAATTGAAACAGACACAAGTAAGAGTAGGTCTGAGAAGAGGTGAACGGCAACAGTGATAGTCATTGGGTAAGAAAAAGAGGAGAAGATCGCGTGTGGCGTAATCACGACAGGCACTCTCTGGTGCACCGTTAACCGTGGAAGATACGCTGCTTCTGCTGGTGGACAACTAGTGTGTCGTCGCTCTTATTTTAAATATAGGGGTGTGTTGTTGTAGTGATTCCTCCCTAGTTCCGTCAATCATTGCTAATTGTTTGTCACATGAAGGGAGCTTGCTTATTTTGGATTAGGAGTGTGGAATGAAGtcaataacttaaaaaaatggTTCTAGAGATATTTTTATGGCTCTCTATAAAGGTCTGGAAGCTAATATTAGAGAAAAGACAGATTTGACTCTTAATTAAGTTCTATAAACTATTGTGCATAAATTAGATGTTCAATTCAATCTGATACTTCAAAAAACTAATTATATAATTGATTTGCTTAATAGTATTTGATTCTTAATATAATTTCTAGATAAAAAATACACTTGTACGattatctttttaatcaactaaaaaattaaataaatatataattgtatttaaatataaaataaaatagactAAAACATAAATATTGCTAACAtattaaagattaaaaattCAGCTTAATTCTTATTTCATTTCTTATTCAAGATCATCCAAATTTACATCTCGTCGTgcatatcaaattaaaaaaatacatgtttctataaaaaaaaatattataaaggtatatatatatatatatatatataacaataattaattacaaaaacaataaaatattttataaatatgaaCACTATCGAATCTAACTTCGTCCACAATTATATGCTTTTAATTTAGACTTGGTTCTGATTAAGATTTTTAtctctctaattttttaaaataaactgcattatatttaaattttttcccCAAATAACaataactttatttattttattagaagtTAAATGGATATAATAGACTAGAACATAATAAATttagcattttttttttgttgaattaatttattttttactttcattttttctattaatatgatacttaattagttaatttactattttaaaacttttaattacatttaaaaataaattaaaaatactaaagcAATAGAAGAACTCAAATTATAAGAGTCTAACTCTAACATATTGGTCTAGTccattttcaatttaaatttattgtttggatattataaagtccaaaattcaaaagtaaataaaaaaaaaagaagcccACAAAAATTAACCGATTTACTAAATTACGGTTCATTTTTTGGTTCACTTAAAAtcgtatattttttattaattaatttttctaaaataactTAGTTactatattaattaattaatgaataatgGACACATGCCGGTCAATTAGTCTATCCACCTCATCATCCGTAAAAAAAGATGTTTATAGCGTGTGTATGTGAGTGGCTGCCTTTAACAAAagattttttaatgatttttttttaaaaaaaatttatttattaattatatttagataaaataacataaaaatattttttatttatttattatataaaaaatatattttaaaaaaaaatcttttaaaaaaatataaattataattttttttaaaaaaaatattttttatttgattagtatttttatttttatcattaaaaatttgttaaatacattaaaaattaaaaaaaaatcttttttaattaaaaagaatctttttgtattgatttaataACATCAAATAAGCACATTGAGAGATTATTCGTAAACTTATGAACCTCAATTcacttaaaagaa is a window encoding:
- the LOC130944147 gene encoding disease resistance protein Roq1-like: MEPGETPSVSTNASWSWTVCLFISGIVFGSFISGILLNLRPLLSSKFRALLGYQDSDSNNIKDEPLGEKGSWLSQEDSASLHSLESIFNVGSFLSQQEDSTCDHPPYTFDITEGSSSSLRGYKYDVYLSFRGADTCRTFIDYLYHRLMEEGILAFKDDVNLNRGESISSQLLQAIKDSRISIVVFSRGYASSTWCLDDLAAIVDCHKEMKQELLPVFYDVDPRDVRYQSGAYEDAFDSHRERFKEEPDKIYKWKSAMTYLANLSGFALRDPAEAEGIERIVEAVRDTLVYKFQISRSTHKNPESTERRPSLQESNKYDVFLSLRRTHTPYTFIYYLFHYLTKKGFSTFKSEEETERGDSIPSQDLQVIKDSRILIVVFTRDYADSTCSLEEVATIVDCHRELNQTVIPVFCDVHPRDVQRQTGPYEKAFVSYTKEFKQDPLKVQKWREALKYMTNLQGVSLKDGSEIEAIGNIIQIVERLCPKFSRLSSHSPVGIQSSLAMLEKLLKLEDDCVLVLGIWGMGGSGKTTHALALYDRIVQEFEGACFIEDVSQIYSFGGATALQKQILSQFLNEELSDMYSPFEMSGFLRRRLYGKKILIVLDDVDVPRLLELLAINRNMLGNGSRIIITTRDRHILTAYGVDEIYEIPLLKKDEARELFLSACPAVTNYEGYAELIPRVLEYAGGLPLAIRVLASFLRSRDVTFWEDTLDRLTTVPSFEIIKILQISFDGLDQEEKEIFLHIACFFHGKKLDFVMEVLNCCGFFAGIGIQALMDKSLIIKNEEEIHMHDLLQEMGKEIVRQECPENPASRSRLWRYEDFSSTLESKNEASKVKAIVLYEDTSISKHEDLNIEGLSKMTNLELLILYNQHFSGKLTSLPNKLRYLLWDGYPFSSLPSLEPYNRLVQLNLPNSRIKRLWNGSQVFRSLERVDLSYSKELKETPNFEGCPSLKRLDLTGCTNLVQVHPSIGHLKELAYLSFRDCDKLVTLNLDHKCKLSSLKVLDLYSCKNLKNTPDFTGLPNLEHIDLGECTSLSTVHDSIGTLVNLTFLNVPADIALPELGDVRIIRTP